From a region of the Synechococcus sp. RS9916 genome:
- a CDS encoding heme oxygenase (biliverdin-producing): protein MSVALAAQLREGTKKSHTMAENTGFVSCFLKGVVDKASYRKLVADLYFVYTAMEEEIAKLGDHPVVGPVGMKELNRSEALEQDLTYYFGANWKDEIKPSPSAAAYVERIHAVAQESPELLVGHHYTRYLGDLSGGQILKNIAQKAMNMDGDDGLRFYVFDDIADEKAFKTTYRSTMDELPIDQAMADRIVEEANHAFHLNMNMFKELEGNLVAAIGKVLFGFLTRRQRAGSTEAATA, encoded by the coding sequence ATGTCTGTCGCTTTGGCTGCCCAGCTGCGTGAAGGCACCAAGAAGTCGCACACCATGGCCGAAAACACCGGCTTTGTGAGCTGCTTCCTCAAGGGTGTGGTCGACAAGGCCAGTTATCGAAAACTGGTGGCCGACCTTTATTTCGTGTACACGGCGATGGAGGAGGAGATCGCCAAGCTGGGTGATCACCCTGTGGTGGGCCCCGTGGGGATGAAAGAGCTCAACCGCAGCGAAGCGCTGGAGCAAGACCTCACCTATTACTTCGGTGCCAACTGGAAGGACGAGATCAAGCCATCCCCTTCCGCAGCTGCCTATGTGGAGAGGATTCACGCCGTCGCCCAAGAGTCACCTGAGCTGTTGGTGGGTCATCACTACACCCGTTACCTGGGTGATCTCTCCGGTGGCCAGATCCTCAAGAACATCGCTCAAAAGGCGATGAACATGGATGGCGATGACGGACTGCGTTTCTACGTCTTCGATGACATCGCTGACGAGAAGGCGTTTAAAACCACCTATCGCTCAACGATGGATGAGCTTCCTATCGATCAGGCCATGGCTGATCGCATCGTGGAAGAGGCCAACCATGCGTTCCACCTGAACATGAACATGTTCAAAGAGCTGGAAGGCAACCTGGTGGCCGCCATCGGCAAGGTGTTGTTTGGTTTCCTCACCCGTCGTCAGCGGGCTGGCAGCACGGAGGCCGCCACCGCCTGA
- a CDS encoding glycosyltransferase family 2 protein produces MVKPAGVWVVAACFNEQAVITHFIERVLAVPGVERLVLIDDGSRDGTVDQIRAFQKHQQQLGEPVPVTLLELTRNFGKEAAMLAGLDHARGNCAAAVLIDSDLQHPPELIEAMIDQWKAGAEVVTAVRDDRDQESRLKVASASWFYRVFNKLVDSIQLQEGAGDYRLLDAPVLEALTRLRESSRFSKGLLPWTGFRSVELPYQRVSRSGGASSWSPLKLWSYALDGIFSFSVLPLKVWSVIGVLVSLLSLIYALVIVLDTVFTGVDAPGFATLIVAILFLGGIQLIGIGVLGEYIGRIYVEAKARPHYFIRAIDRTD; encoded by the coding sequence ATGGTGAAACCTGCAGGGGTTTGGGTTGTGGCTGCCTGTTTCAACGAGCAGGCCGTGATCACCCATTTCATCGAACGGGTGCTGGCGGTGCCCGGGGTGGAGCGGTTGGTGCTGATCGATGACGGGTCCCGAGACGGCACCGTTGATCAGATCCGCGCGTTTCAAAAGCATCAACAGCAGCTTGGCGAGCCTGTTCCCGTCACCCTGTTGGAGCTCACCCGCAATTTCGGCAAGGAGGCGGCGATGCTGGCAGGCCTCGACCATGCCCGAGGGAACTGTGCTGCCGCGGTGTTGATCGATTCCGATCTGCAGCACCCGCCCGAGCTGATCGAAGCGATGATCGACCAGTGGAAGGCTGGTGCAGAAGTGGTCACGGCGGTCCGCGATGACAGGGATCAGGAATCCCGCCTCAAGGTGGCCAGTGCTTCCTGGTTTTACCGGGTGTTCAACAAGCTGGTGGATTCAATTCAGCTCCAGGAAGGGGCCGGCGACTACAGGCTGCTGGATGCACCGGTGCTCGAGGCGCTGACCCGGCTGCGGGAATCCAGCCGGTTCTCCAAAGGTCTGTTGCCTTGGACTGGGTTCCGCAGTGTTGAACTGCCTTACCAGCGGGTGAGCCGCAGCGGCGGTGCCAGCTCCTGGAGTCCGCTCAAGCTCTGGAGCTATGCCCTTGACGGCATCTTTTCCTTTTCCGTGCTTCCTCTGAAGGTGTGGAGTGTCATCGGGGTGCTGGTGTCGCTGCTCAGCCTGATCTATGCCCTGGTGATCGTGCTCGACACTGTTTTCACCGGCGTTGATGCTCCAGGCTTCGCCACCTTGATCGTCGCCATCCTCTTTTTGGGCGGTATTCAGCTGATCGGGATTGGGGTCTTGGGGGAATACATCGGTCGGATTTATGTGGAGGCCAAGGCCCGCCCCCACTACTTCATCCGCGCGATTGACCGCACCGATTGA
- a CDS encoding glycosyltransferase — translation MADFVVLATADWDHPLWTNKQHTALTLAAAGHRVLYVESLGIRPPRVGAADRTRIVRRLRRLLQLPRQRRERLWVWSPPVLPGGHSGKVLQLNRRLLQGGLELVCRWLGFTNPILWTYNPLTTLYLDPESYAGSVYHCVDRIQDQPCMPVARIEASEQELSRVVDVVFATSPQLQISHRQWNHHTLLFGNVADHGHFSRARLGDDMGPLRCPEPLDALPRPRLLFMGAIDAYKLDLALLLQLAQRNPAWRFVLIGPVGECDPSTDVAALMACPNVDLMGPVAYGDLPAWLAHADLALLPLQVNGYTRHMFPMKFFEYLSSGLPVVATAIPALEAHADVAWLCPPETEAFEQAIQAALVGQGPSMQQRLGRAATQTYEARTDSMLAYLDRVGLLAEAERNQPDSCGGQPSLLQRAGLWLRGLSSRGLVWISHRLMRAGHPRAAVAVLQGLAKSRWGDCILRGGLVLPLVRCGDYRQARLVMEQLWQAYGHVGELKQLLFRRGNRPSERSEQVLLFEELVTSTVLPLYALNYCQVVLAHRCVDVKDKVRMRQSAMAIAAMATALEQDPGTLFCLRSNRRNRSKLLVSCYATLLRLQLGLQQFDALSALGLRCLSWAEQLDLNAIDADTSYRLTRNILRVLLINVLEAWTERDPALMQRTARVIERVHHHCHRGLFDQQSAQENHRGFADAVLARVQRLEQAQLQSDPEGAFEEALPSLMLLMLKSERELASEAIRQDRLTNVLPLFSPYLAGVPL, via the coding sequence ATGGCGGATTTTGTTGTGCTCGCCACCGCGGATTGGGACCATCCGCTCTGGACCAACAAACAGCACACGGCGCTGACTTTGGCCGCAGCGGGACACCGGGTGCTCTATGTGGAGTCCCTCGGGATTCGTCCGCCGCGGGTGGGTGCTGCCGATCGAACCCGAATTGTTCGGCGTCTGCGCCGCCTGCTGCAACTGCCTCGTCAGCGGCGTGAACGACTCTGGGTGTGGTCACCTCCTGTGTTGCCCGGCGGCCACAGCGGAAAGGTGCTCCAGCTCAATCGCCGCCTTCTCCAGGGTGGGCTCGAGCTCGTTTGCCGTTGGCTCGGCTTCACCAATCCGATCCTCTGGACCTACAACCCGCTCACCACCCTCTATCTCGATCCAGAGAGCTACGCAGGCAGTGTTTATCACTGCGTTGATCGCATTCAGGATCAGCCGTGCATGCCTGTGGCGCGCATCGAAGCCAGTGAGCAAGAGCTCTCTCGGGTTGTGGATGTGGTGTTCGCCACGTCGCCCCAACTGCAGATCAGCCATCGCCAGTGGAATCACCACACCCTGCTGTTCGGGAACGTGGCGGATCACGGCCATTTCAGTCGCGCCCGCTTGGGGGATGACATGGGGCCCTTGCGGTGCCCTGAGCCCCTTGACGCATTGCCCCGGCCAAGGTTGCTGTTCATGGGGGCGATCGATGCCTACAAGCTCGATCTGGCCTTGCTGCTTCAGTTGGCGCAGCGCAATCCTGCCTGGCGGTTTGTGCTGATCGGACCCGTGGGGGAGTGTGATCCCTCTACCGACGTGGCCGCGCTGATGGCCTGCCCAAATGTGGACTTGATGGGGCCTGTGGCCTATGGCGACCTGCCTGCCTGGCTGGCCCATGCCGATTTGGCGTTGTTGCCGTTGCAGGTGAACGGCTACACCCGCCACATGTTCCCGATGAAGTTCTTCGAATACCTTTCGTCGGGACTGCCGGTGGTGGCCACGGCCATTCCCGCCTTGGAGGCCCACGCCGATGTGGCTTGGCTATGTCCGCCGGAGACTGAGGCGTTTGAGCAGGCGATTCAGGCTGCTCTAGTAGGGCAGGGCCCGAGCATGCAGCAGCGCTTGGGGCGGGCGGCGACCCAGACCTATGAGGCACGCACGGATTCAATGCTGGCCTATCTGGATCGGGTGGGTCTGCTTGCGGAGGCCGAGCGCAATCAACCGGATTCTTGTGGCGGGCAACCGTCGCTGCTCCAGCGTGCTGGTCTCTGGTTGCGGGGCCTCAGCAGTCGGGGGCTGGTGTGGATTAGTCACCGGCTGATGCGGGCCGGCCACCCTCGTGCTGCTGTGGCGGTGCTTCAGGGGCTGGCAAAAAGCCGCTGGGGCGATTGCATCCTGCGGGGAGGGCTGGTGTTGCCGCTTGTGCGCTGCGGTGACTACCGCCAGGCCCGATTGGTGATGGAACAGCTCTGGCAGGCCTATGGCCACGTGGGCGAACTCAAGCAGCTGTTGTTTCGTCGCGGCAATCGCCCGTCGGAGCGCAGTGAGCAGGTGTTGCTGTTCGAGGAACTGGTCACGAGCACGGTGCTTCCCCTGTATGCCCTCAACTACTGCCAGGTGGTGCTGGCCCATCGCTGTGTGGATGTGAAGGACAAAGTGCGCATGCGCCAGTCGGCGATGGCGATTGCCGCCATGGCAACCGCTCTAGAGCAGGATCCCGGCACGCTTTTTTGCTTGCGCTCGAATCGCCGCAACCGCAGCAAGCTGTTGGTGTCGTGTTACGCCACGCTGCTGCGTTTGCAGCTGGGGTTGCAGCAGTTTGATGCCCTGTCGGCTCTGGGTCTGCGTTGCCTGAGCTGGGCTGAGCAGTTGGATCTGAATGCGATTGATGCCGATACGTCGTATCGGCTGACGCGCAACATCCTGCGGGTGTTGTTGATCAACGTGTTGGAGGCTTGGACCGAGCGGGATCCTGCCCTGATGCAACGCACAGCTCGGGTGATCGAGCGCGTGCACCATCACTGCCATCGTGGCTTGTTTGACCAGCAATCGGCTCAGGAGAACCACCGCGGGTTTGCTGATGCTGTGCTGGCGCGGGTGCAGCGGTTGGAGCAGGCGCAGCTTCAGAGCGATCCAGAAGGCGCGTTTGAGGAGGCGCTGCCCAGCCTGATGCTGCTGATGCTCAAGAGTGAACGGGAGCTGGCCAGTGAAGCGATCCGCCAAGACCGTCTGACCAACGTGTTGCCTCTGTTCAGCCCCTATCTCGCTGGAGTTCCGTTGTGA
- a CDS encoding glycosyltransferase — protein sequence MSPPKRVVLYIDSLKLGGAERVTLTWARWLYQAGWQPMVLTRQPVSWDFYPVPPDVERAVEPADVSWMRRLGPLAFPFRVLRLQRWLNDQNVDLAIGVTSLPAIKLLFAARLLGVPCVVSERNYPPLKRIGRIWSGLRRLSYPWAALHLVQTRAVGTWMAAHLGAHRQLLLPNPVQWPLARFHPSLEPKHWLAQRGCQASDHVVLAVGTKADQKGFDRLVRWWIPLAQADARLQLVIVGLDERPYHGRDQQAELRALLVDHPELQGRLQFPGRVGNLADWYARAQLFVLSSRYEGFPNVLLEAMAAGCCCVAADCPQGPADLIQDGVNGRLLPDTASDSQWLQVLAELLANGAERQRLAANAVEVRELYAPAALQQRLMQALERVMQEAAAN from the coding sequence GTGAGTCCCCCGAAGCGAGTGGTGCTCTATATCGACAGCCTCAAGCTGGGAGGCGCCGAACGGGTCACCCTGACCTGGGCCCGCTGGCTCTACCAGGCGGGATGGCAGCCCATGGTGCTGACTCGTCAGCCCGTCAGCTGGGATTTCTATCCCGTTCCTCCAGATGTGGAGCGGGCTGTGGAGCCCGCTGATGTGTCTTGGATGCGGCGGTTGGGCCCGTTGGCGTTTCCCTTTCGGGTGTTGCGTCTGCAGCGCTGGCTGAATGACCAGAACGTGGACCTCGCCATTGGTGTGACCTCACTCCCGGCCATCAAGTTGCTGTTTGCTGCACGCCTCTTGGGAGTGCCGTGTGTGGTGTCGGAGCGCAATTATCCCCCGCTGAAGCGGATTGGCCGGATCTGGAGTGGGTTGCGCCGGCTCAGTTATCCCTGGGCTGCTCTCCACCTCGTGCAGACCCGCGCGGTCGGAACCTGGATGGCAGCCCATCTGGGCGCCCATCGACAGTTGTTGTTGCCTAACCCCGTGCAATGGCCTTTGGCCCGCTTTCATCCCAGCCTTGAGCCCAAGCACTGGCTGGCGCAACGGGGCTGTCAAGCCTCCGATCATGTGGTGTTAGCGGTAGGAACAAAAGCCGACCAGAAGGGTTTCGATCGACTGGTGCGCTGGTGGATTCCCCTTGCTCAGGCGGATGCTCGGCTGCAGTTAGTGATTGTGGGTCTCGATGAACGGCCTTATCACGGTCGGGATCAACAGGCCGAGCTGCGGGCGTTGCTGGTGGATCATCCTGAGCTCCAAGGCCGGCTGCAGTTCCCCGGCCGCGTGGGCAACCTGGCGGATTGGTATGCCCGAGCCCAGCTGTTTGTGCTCTCGTCGCGTTACGAGGGATTCCCCAATGTGCTGTTGGAGGCGATGGCTGCAGGTTGCTGTTGTGTGGCGGCCGATTGCCCTCAGGGGCCTGCCGACCTGATCCAAGACGGGGTCAACGGTCGTCTGCTTCCTGATACGGCTTCGGACTCGCAATGGCTGCAGGTGCTGGCGGAGTTGTTGGCGAATGGGGCAGAGCGGCAACGCCTGGCCGCTAACGCGGTGGAGGTGCGGGAGCTGTATGCCCCAGCAGCGTTGCAGCAGCGATTGATGCAAGCTCTTGAACGGGTGATGCAGGAGGCGGCCGCGAACTGA
- a CDS encoding ABC transporter ATP-binding protein: protein MPLQSQTWSNLRQLLRELPKRRVRLLILVLLASLVQGLLDVFLVALLARLVGLLAGARLEDYLPGIKVFGGGFLDQSGWLVALLIASFWLASAIRFVVALMQSLLSAEVWNDLVNKVYDNLMRQKYEFFIRQRTANLSEKFNRILNSVSTGVISPILLIAGNLVSVASLLVGVVVVLGVKALAVFALMLLAYVISSKIITPYLRLATKQRIRYGRRINLLLMESLRSMREVQLYSAEQYFVSRFARDGVIAKRYDRIGRLLPDVPRLVIEPAGITILFVVGIVPAMLSGDSEGIKNAIPALSAVLVALLRISGPLQSMFRSINRLRGGLPEIADALELLSLKPERYLLDSPGVPTPDGVMPRRYIQLQDVSFAYASDAKPVINGINLSIPIGARIALVGRTGSGKTTLAHLILGLFQPTQGELLLDGIEVSDQEVPAWQANCAFVPQTIRLIDGSIRDNVAFGCDGDSIDDDQVWAALEAAQFDEYVAGMTYGLYTMIGENGIKLSGGQRQRLSLARAFFRGAKVLVLDEATSALDNKTEHDVMQALDIVGRRCTTIVIAHRLSTVKKCDLIYEMANGEIIASGDFQQLQERSPSFREMALIEGD from the coding sequence ATGCCCTTGCAAAGTCAGACCTGGAGCAATCTCCGTCAGCTGCTGCGTGAGTTGCCGAAGCGGCGCGTCCGCTTGCTGATCCTGGTTCTGCTGGCCTCCCTGGTGCAGGGCCTGCTGGACGTGTTTTTGGTGGCTCTGTTGGCCCGCCTTGTGGGTCTGTTGGCAGGTGCGCGACTGGAGGACTACTTGCCCGGGATCAAGGTCTTTGGCGGTGGTTTCCTTGATCAGTCGGGATGGCTTGTGGCGCTGCTAATCGCGTCCTTCTGGCTGGCGTCGGCGATTCGTTTTGTCGTTGCGTTGATGCAGAGCCTTCTCAGCGCTGAGGTTTGGAACGATCTGGTGAACAAGGTGTATGACAACCTCATGCGCCAGAAATACGAATTCTTTATTCGTCAGCGCACTGCCAATCTCTCTGAAAAGTTCAACCGAATTCTCAATAGCGTTTCTACTGGCGTCATTAGTCCGATTCTGCTGATTGCTGGAAATCTGGTTTCGGTTGCGTCGCTCCTGGTGGGCGTGGTGGTGGTGCTGGGGGTCAAAGCTTTGGCGGTGTTTGCGCTGATGTTGCTGGCCTATGTGATCTCCTCCAAGATCATTACCCCTTATCTCCGCCTTGCCACCAAGCAGCGCATTCGTTACGGGCGTCGGATCAATTTGTTGTTGATGGAATCTCTGCGTTCGATGCGCGAGGTTCAGCTGTATTCCGCCGAGCAGTATTTCGTCTCCCGCTTTGCTCGCGATGGGGTCATTGCCAAGCGTTACGACCGAATTGGTCGCTTGCTCCCCGATGTGCCTCGTCTGGTGATCGAACCAGCAGGGATCACGATTCTGTTCGTGGTGGGCATTGTTCCCGCCATGCTCAGTGGTGATTCGGAGGGCATCAAAAATGCCATCCCGGCGCTGTCAGCGGTGTTGGTGGCCCTGCTGAGGATTTCAGGTCCGTTGCAGTCGATGTTCCGCAGTATCAATCGCTTGCGGGGCGGCTTGCCAGAAATTGCCGATGCTTTGGAGTTGCTCAGCCTCAAGCCCGAGCGTTATCTCCTTGATTCGCCAGGAGTGCCCACGCCTGATGGCGTGATGCCGCGCCGCTATATCCAGCTGCAGGATGTGAGTTTCGCCTACGCCAGTGATGCCAAGCCCGTGATCAATGGCATCAACCTTTCCATTCCGATTGGGGCTCGCATTGCCCTGGTGGGGCGAACCGGCAGTGGAAAAACCACGCTGGCCCATTTGATTTTGGGATTGTTTCAGCCCACGCAAGGGGAGCTGTTGCTCGATGGCATTGAAGTATCCGATCAGGAAGTGCCGGCTTGGCAGGCCAACTGTGCGTTCGTTCCTCAGACCATCCGTCTGATTGATGGCAGCATTCGCGACAATGTGGCCTTCGGTTGTGACGGCGACTCCATTGATGATGACCAGGTGTGGGCTGCTTTAGAGGCGGCTCAATTTGATGAATACGTCGCGGGAATGACCTACGGCCTCTACACCATGATTGGAGAAAACGGCATCAAGCTGTCTGGTGGGCAGCGTCAACGTCTTTCTCTCGCCAGAGCCTTTTTCCGTGGGGCCAAGGTGTTGGTCTTGGATGAGGCCACAAGCGCTTTAGACAACAAGACTGAGCACGATGTGATGCAGGCTCTCGATATTGTTGGTCGCCGCTGCACCACGATTGTGATTGCTCACCGTCTCTCCACGGTGAAAAAGTGTGACCTGATTTATGAAATGGCCAACGGTGAAATTATTGCCAGCGGCGATTTTCAGCAGTTGCAGGAACGTTCGCCCTCGTTCCGTGAGATGGCCCTGATCGAGGGCGACTGA
- a CDS encoding glycosyltransferase — MQHAAPEQTDDLWLVLPHLGPGGAQKVALLAAGFFMAKGWRVRLVTMLPGPAQAHAIPEGLLVTDLAPAVDALWKRDHWNRSLLARGRRFLAPQRRLHRALARLVMGPLVGLLEPVQPGPRDWRSRLLRWCVQGIDGPPSWELERLLQSHRPRRVVSFLSRTNMRICSALWWRDCHLVVSERNDLRKQQLPFPWPRFRRLLYRRADVLTANTAGVMDSLVPLFQARQLALLPNPLPMPVVPAAVGSAGDRQGFVTVARLVPQKGIDVLIRALAQSAGAARNWTLTLVGDGPERAALEHQVQQVGLQERVHFLGFCTDPQTFLLRSGVFVLPSRFEGMPNALLEAMAAGLAVVVTDASPGPLEVVENGVSGLVVPSDDPFALAEALDRLALDPALRERLGAAARDTLRQLDWPVVGPIWESLVDQP; from the coding sequence ATGCAGCACGCAGCACCTGAGCAAACCGATGATCTCTGGCTGGTCTTGCCTCACCTAGGGCCTGGTGGAGCCCAGAAAGTGGCGTTGCTGGCGGCCGGTTTTTTTATGGCCAAAGGCTGGCGCGTGCGCCTGGTGACGATGCTGCCGGGTCCGGCTCAGGCCCATGCCATTCCAGAGGGATTGCTGGTCACCGATCTCGCCCCTGCCGTGGATGCGCTCTGGAAGCGGGACCACTGGAACCGTTCGCTGTTGGCACGCGGTCGCCGCTTTCTTGCGCCGCAGCGACGGCTGCATCGCGCGCTGGCGCGTCTGGTGATGGGACCACTGGTGGGACTGTTGGAGCCGGTGCAGCCCGGCCCGCGTGACTGGCGCTCGCGTTTGCTCCGTTGGTGTGTGCAGGGCATTGACGGACCGCCCTCCTGGGAGCTGGAACGATTGCTTCAGTCCCATCGCCCCAGACGGGTGGTGTCGTTTCTGAGTCGCACCAACATGCGCATCTGCAGTGCCCTTTGGTGGCGGGATTGCCATCTCGTGGTTTCGGAACGCAATGACCTGCGCAAGCAGCAGTTGCCCTTCCCCTGGCCGCGCTTTCGCCGTCTGCTGTACCGCCGAGCGGATGTACTCACGGCGAATACAGCTGGTGTGATGGACAGCCTGGTGCCCTTGTTTCAGGCCCGTCAGCTGGCCCTGCTTCCCAACCCGCTGCCGATGCCGGTGGTGCCTGCTGCGGTGGGGTCGGCAGGCGATCGCCAGGGGTTTGTGACCGTGGCGCGGCTGGTGCCGCAAAAGGGCATTGATGTGCTGATTCGTGCCCTAGCTCAAAGTGCTGGTGCGGCGCGCAACTGGACGCTGACCCTGGTGGGGGATGGGCCGGAACGGGCGGCGCTGGAGCACCAAGTGCAGCAGGTTGGTTTGCAGGAGCGGGTGCACTTTCTTGGCTTTTGCACGGATCCCCAGACGTTTCTGCTGAGGTCCGGAGTGTTTGTCTTGCCCTCCCGCTTCGAGGGCATGCCCAATGCCTTGTTGGAAGCGATGGCCGCGGGCCTGGCGGTGGTGGTGACGGATGCGTCGCCCGGGCCGCTGGAGGTGGTGGAGAACGGTGTCAGCGGGTTGGTGGTGCCCAGCGATGATCCGTTTGCTTTGGCCGAAGCCCTTGATCGTTTGGCGCTCGACCCTGCGTTGCGGGAGCGCTTGGGTGCTGCGGCGCGAGACACCCTGCGTCAGTTGGATTGGCCTGTGGTCGGTCCGATCTGGGAGTCGTTGGTGGATCAGCCATGA
- a CDS encoding glycosyltransferase, translated as MPSAPPSIPQRLTPIRVLVPGTGTRFRCGGLSVALQTARLLSQLRPMQLVTYRQRQADHPFLDDLLRQEKAPADALWLVSWGFDVPMLLRRLHGRPVIYQAHSSGYGFDLPPGVPVLAVSRNTLGYWGDRAPRNPLFFLPNALEPQWFERGARHQASDARSLDVLVQRRKSSDYVLRQLVPALRARGLRVEVQDGWVDDLVDLFNSAKVYVYDSAEHWRAAGVSEGFGLPPLEAMACGCVVFSSVNHALADTLTPGEIGHQIGCGSLDHDVNRIAAAVADPAAWRPPAEVLDPFLEPYSEPALMARWQRVLQHLDDLLPALATGSVLQSQSLWRLRWNRRRRGLLRVVNRLPGWPAGRKG; from the coding sequence ATGCCATCCGCTCCTCCGTCGATTCCACAACGACTCACTCCCATCAGGGTTCTGGTGCCTGGCACCGGAACCCGTTTTCGTTGTGGTGGGTTGAGTGTTGCACTGCAAACGGCCCGGCTGTTATCGCAGTTGCGGCCCATGCAGCTGGTCACCTACCGCCAGCGCCAGGCCGATCATCCGTTTCTCGATGACCTGTTGCGACAGGAGAAGGCTCCAGCCGACGCGCTCTGGCTGGTGAGCTGGGGCTTTGACGTGCCCATGCTGTTGCGCCGGCTGCACGGTCGACCCGTCATTTACCAGGCCCATAGCAGTGGCTACGGCTTTGACCTGCCGCCAGGCGTGCCGGTGTTGGCGGTCAGTCGAAACACCCTCGGGTATTGGGGCGACCGTGCTCCACGAAACCCCCTGTTCTTTCTTCCGAACGCCCTGGAGCCGCAGTGGTTTGAGCGGGGTGCTCGCCACCAAGCATCGGACGCGCGTTCCCTCGATGTGCTGGTGCAGCGGCGCAAAAGCAGTGACTACGTGCTTCGGCAGCTTGTGCCTGCCTTGCGAGCCAGGGGGCTGCGGGTGGAGGTGCAGGACGGCTGGGTCGACGATCTGGTGGATCTGTTCAACAGCGCCAAGGTGTATGTCTATGACTCGGCAGAGCACTGGCGTGCTGCGGGGGTCAGTGAAGGGTTTGGCTTGCCTCCATTGGAGGCGATGGCTTGCGGGTGTGTGGTGTTCAGCAGTGTCAACCACGCCCTTGCCGACACTCTCACGCCTGGAGAGATCGGGCATCAGATCGGTTGCGGAAGTCTGGACCACGACGTCAATCGCATTGCTGCTGCCGTGGCTGATCCAGCCGCTTGGCGTCCGCCTGCGGAGGTGTTGGATCCATTCCTCGAGCCCTATTCCGAGCCCGCTTTGATGGCTCGCTGGCAGAGGGTGCTCCAGCACTTGGATGACCTTCTTCCTGCCCTTGCCACTGGCTCAGTGTTGCAGTCGCAATCGCTCTGGCGCCTGCGCTGGAACCGCCGCCGTCGCGGGCTGCTGCGGGTGGTCAATCGGTTGCCTGGCTGGCCTGCAGGCCGGAAAGGTTGA
- a CDS encoding ChbG/HpnK family deacetylase has translation MLSARASDRYGCDHSVQTGTVLVEGGPTMALRSISTRISLYGLVGVAAAAVHAGVLLALGVVMPLWLANPLAFLAASLAGYLGHARFTFRPETGGARFARRWLVLQYAVNLTICSLLPLVLPALVPAPVRLAMLVFTPTVLNALIWSRAARFSQRRRQSGSRPRLHADDLGLSEASNEAILALIEAGQLDGASLLVQGAEVQPAVRRWKNLEARRSDLQLCLHLCLTEGPCCAPAASIPDLVDANGHLMLSFGQWLLISLLPPRHPRRRRVRRQLRAEINAQIERFEQLVGGVAPLALDGHQHIHLVPLIHDTLLNLAQEKGITWMRSTAEPLPTGLPLSSWRAAIRSAGLLKWGVLQVLTTRAAGRQRRQGIASNDGFAGVLFTGQMGPLALEAGWRELSSRAPAQNPSQTPPQVLVHPGAPLERDLQRDGFGVSAPFAGSPWRQREWEAVRTLNRCGQSRG, from the coding sequence GTGCTGAGCGCACGTGCCAGCGACCGTTACGGTTGCGACCACAGTGTTCAAACCGGAACGGTTCTGGTCGAAGGGGGGCCAACCATGGCTTTGCGCTCCATCAGCACCCGAATCAGCCTCTATGGCCTCGTCGGCGTCGCGGCCGCCGCGGTTCATGCAGGGGTGCTGCTGGCCCTCGGTGTGGTGATGCCGCTGTGGCTCGCCAATCCCCTGGCCTTCCTGGCCGCATCCCTGGCGGGGTATCTCGGCCATGCCCGCTTCACCTTCCGCCCGGAAACCGGCGGCGCCCGCTTTGCGCGCCGCTGGCTGGTGCTGCAATACGCGGTCAATCTCACCATCTGCAGCCTGTTGCCTCTGGTGCTGCCGGCACTGGTTCCCGCACCCGTGCGGCTCGCCATGCTGGTGTTCACCCCCACCGTGCTCAATGCCCTGATCTGGTCACGAGCGGCCCGGTTCAGTCAACGCCGCCGTCAGAGCGGCAGCCGGCCCCGCCTCCATGCCGATGACCTGGGGCTGAGTGAGGCCAGCAACGAAGCGATCCTGGCGTTGATCGAAGCAGGCCAGCTCGATGGCGCCAGCCTGCTGGTGCAGGGTGCTGAGGTGCAACCTGCCGTCAGGCGCTGGAAAAACCTGGAGGCAAGACGGAGCGATCTGCAACTTTGCCTGCATCTCTGCCTCACCGAAGGTCCCTGCTGTGCACCGGCTGCGAGCATCCCTGATCTGGTCGACGCCAATGGCCATCTGATGCTGTCGTTCGGACAGTGGCTGCTGATCTCATTGCTCCCGCCTAGGCACCCGCGTCGCCGCAGGGTCAGGCGCCAGCTGCGAGCCGAAATCAACGCTCAGATCGAACGCTTCGAGCAACTGGTGGGCGGTGTCGCGCCACTGGCTCTAGACGGCCACCAGCACATCCACCTCGTCCCCCTGATCCACGACACCCTGCTCAACCTGGCGCAGGAGAAAGGCATCACCTGGATGCGCAGCACCGCTGAGCCACTGCCCACAGGGCTCCCCCTCAGCAGCTGGCGTGCCGCAATCCGCAGTGCTGGGCTGCTGAAATGGGGAGTCCTGCAAGTGCTCACCACCCGGGCAGCAGGGCGTCAGCGCAGACAGGGCATCGCCAGCAATGACGGATTTGCGGGCGTGCTGTTCACCGGGCAGATGGGGCCCCTGGCCTTGGAGGCCGGGTGGAGGGAACTGAGCAGTCGAGCTCCAGCTCAGAACCCGTCGCAAACGCCACCCCAAGTGCTGGTTCATCCAGGCGCTCCGCTCGAGCGCGACCTGCAGAGGGATGGGTTTGGGGTGTCAGCTCCATTCGCCGGTTCCCCTTGGCGCCAACGGGAATGGGAGGCCGTGCGCACCCTCAATCGGTGCGGTCAATCGCGCGGATGA